A segment of the Longimicrobiaceae bacterium genome:
CCTCCCCGGCCAGGTGCTGGAGGTGATGGAGCCCGGCATCCCGTCGGCCGCCGAGCGCAGGCGGATCCTGGACGAGGAGGACGCGGAGGAGATGCGCGAGGTGCCGGGCGAGCCGGGCGCCGCCGGAGAGGTGTGGGTGCGCTGGCGCCAGGTGCCGGACTTCTACGGCTCCGGCCCGCGCAGCCGCCACTACACGCTGGACCGCGCATCGGGCGAGGTGCGCTTCGGCGACGGGCGGCGCGGGCTGGTCCCGCCGCGGGGACGCGCCAACGTGCGGATGTCGCTCTACCGCACCGGCGGCGGCCCGCAGGGCAACCGCGACGCGGGAACCGTCACGCAGCTGCGGACCACCATCCCGTACGTGGCCTCCGTCACCAACCCCGAGCCGTCCGCCGGCGGCTCCGCGGCCGAGACGCTGGCGGCGGTGAAGCTCCGCGGCCCCCGCCTGCTCCGCCACCGCGGCCGCGCCGTGACCCCGGCGGACTACGAGGACCTGGCGATGGAGGCCTCGCCTGAGGTGGCCGCCGCGCACGCGGTGCCCACGGGCGACGACGGCGGGCGCGTGGCCGTGGTCGTGGTCCCCCGCAGCGCGGCGGCCCGCCCGGTGCCCGGCGCGGACCTGCTGGAGCGCGTGGCCGCCTACCTGGCCGAGCGCTGCCCGCCCACGGTGGACCTGGAGGTGGCCGGGCCGGAGTGGCTGGAGCTGTCCGTCACGGCCGACGTGGCGCCGGTGTCGGCCGATGCGGCGCGAACGGCGGGCGCGGCCGTGTCCGCCGCCCTCGCCGCGTACCTGCACCCGCTCACCGGCGGGGCCGACGGGCTGGGATGGCCGCCGGGCCAGCGCCCGCACCGCTCCGAGCTGTACGCGCTGGTGGAGCGGGTCGGCGGCGTCGACCACCTCCGCCGCCTCTCGGTGGCCGAGTCCGGCGCGGCGGCCTCGCCCCGGTTCCTGGTGTACTCCGGCGCGCACCGCGTGACGGTGTCCGCCGCGGCGGGCGGCTGAGGAGCGCGGCGTGGCCCTCCCCCTCCCCGTCCTGGACGACCGCACCTACGCCGAGCTGGCCGACGAGGCGCGCGCCCTCATCCCCGGCCTGGCGCCCGCGTGGACCGACCACAACCCGTCGGACCCCGGCATCACGCTGGTGGAGCTGTTCGCCTGGCTGGTGGAGATGCAGCACTTCCGGGCGGACCAGGTTCCGCCGGAGCACACGCGCGCCTTCCTCTCCCTGCTCAACGGGCCGGACTGGACGGGCACCGGCGATCTGGACGACGACGTCGCCTCCACCATCTCGGACCTGCGGACGCGATACCGCGCGGTGACGGCGGGCGACTTCGAGCAGCTCGCGCTCGCCGACTTCAACCGGCTGCTGGCGTCGGCCCGGCACGCCGAGAGATCGGCCACGGACGAGGCGCCGGCGGAGTCGTCGCCCGCGCTGGCGGAGTGGTGGGCGCAGACGGGGCTCTCCCCCGCGGCCGACGTGCTGCCCTCCGCCGTGCCCGCGGTGCTGCGCGCCCACCTCGTGGCCCGGCGCGACCTGGATGGCGACAGCGAGACGGATCGCAGCCAGCCGGCGCCCGCGCACGTGAGCCTGGTCGTCGTCTCGGCCGACGAGCCCGCGGAGCCGCTGGGAATGCCCGACACGCCGGGGCCGGCCGCGCTGCGGCGCGCGCTGTGGCAGTACCTGGACCCGCGCCGCACGCTGGGCACGCGCCACCACGTGGTCTCGCCCCTCTACGTCCCCATTCGCGTGGAGGCGCTGCTCGCCCTGCGGCCCGACCTGCCGGATCTGGACGTGGCCGACGACGAGGGATGGGCGCACCTGGCCGTCGCGGACCCGCGCCGCGCGGTGGAGCCGGTGCTGCGGCGCTTCCTGGACCCCGTCCGCGGCGGGCCGGACGGAAGCGGGTGGCCGCTGGGGCGCAGCGTGTACCTCTCCGAGATCTACGACCTGCTGGGCTCGCTGCCGGGCGTGGCGTACGTGGTGGACGTGGTCCTCACCAGCACGTGCGGAGACGGCGGGCGGTGCGTGACTGCGGAACCGTCGTGGAACGACGACGGGGAGATGGTGGGCATGGCGCTCCGCCCGCACCAGCTCCCCACCCTGCGCTTCTCGCCCGGCGACGTGAGGACGGCCCGCGGCTTCGTGCCCGTGAGCGCGAAGGTGGAGCTCGCCGCCGCGCCGGGAACGCCGCTGCCCGAGGTGTTCGGCGCCATCCGCGACCTGGTGCGGCGCGCCTTCCCGCCCTTCGTGGCCGGGGCGGAGAACACCGCGACCGAGGTCCGCGCCGCCACGCTGGAGCGGGCGGTGCGCGCCGTACCGGGCGTGCTGGGCCCGGTGCACGTGACGCTGACGGCCGACGAGTCGCGGCTCGTGTACGGCAAGAGCGGCCGCGTGCTGGCCGTGGCGCTGGTGCAGGGCGAGATGGCCGAGGTGAGCGTGGAGGTGGAGGCCGACCTGCTGCCGGGAGCGGACGATGGCGGGTGACGACGCGCAGTCCGGCCGCGCCAGCCGGTGGCTGGAGTACCTGCCCGCCATCTACCAGGAAGGCGCCGCCGGGGGGCCCACCTTCCTGGGCCGCTTCCTGCTCGCCTTCCAGGAGGTGCTGCACGGCACGGGCGACGAGCCCGACGGCGGCCTGGCCGCGGTGGTGTCCGGCATCCCCCGCCACTTCCGCCCGCAGGAGGCGCCGGCCGAGTTCCTGGAGTGGCTGGCCGGGTGGGTCGCCCTGACCCTGCGCGTGGACTTCGACGAGCAGCGGCGGCGCGACTTCGTGGAGAACGCCGTGCGCCTGTACCGCCTGCGCGGCACCCGACGCGGGCTGGAGGAGATGATCCGGATCTACACCGGCATCCTCCCCACCATCAACGAGACGATGGACCCTCTGCGCGTGGGCACGTCGTCGCAGGTGGGGGCGAGCACGGTGATCGGCGGGGGCGCGCCGCACTTCTTCCGCGTGACGGTGCGCATCTCCACCCCCGACCCGGCCGTGCGGCGCCGCATGTACGCCACGGTGCAGGCCATCGTGGACGCCGAGAAGCCCGCGCACACGCGCTACGCCCTGGTACTCGAGACCCCGTCGCTGCAGATCGGCGTGCACTCCCGTCTGGGCGAGGACACGCTGCTCAGCCCTCCCTTCGCCGACTGAGCCCCACCCCAGGAGACTCCCATGCCCGACAACGTGCAGAGGCTGAGGTACTTCGACCACCAGTTCCTGCGGGAGAAGGACTTCACCGACGAGCAGGCGTACCACCTGGACATGCGCCGCACGCACAACCGGCTGCTGCACACCACGGGCGTCGCCTCGGGGATGGCGCTGCGGCTGGACGGCGGCGGGCGGCGCCTGACGGTGGGCAACGGCATGGCGCTGGACGTGCTGGGCCGCGAGATCGTGCTGCTCCAGGACGCCACGTACGACCTGGGCGCCTACGTGGGCAAGACGCTGTGGGTGACCGTGGCCTACACCGAGCGCCAGGCCGACCCGTCGAGCGAGACGGGCGTGCAGGGCAACCGCCGGTGGGAGGAGGTGCCCGACATCTCCCTGGACGAGACGCCGCCCGACGACCCGGGCATGAACATCCCCGTGGGCCGCGTGGTGGTGGGCGCCGACGGCATCGGCGCCGCCGACGAGGGCGAGGGCTCGGCGCGGCGGCGGCTGACCGGCGCGGTGGGCGGCGAGTTCGAGGCGCGCTCCATCTCGCTCACCTCCGACGGCGGCACTACGGCGCAGTGGCCCAAGCTGCGGATGAGCGCCGACTCCACCGTGGAGCTGCGCGGCAGCCTGATCGTGACCGAGAACGAGACGGTGCGCGGGTCGCTGGGCGTGGGCACCGACCCAAGCGGGCGCCTGCACGTGGTCGACAAGGCCAGCGACTCCAACGGCACCACCCTGGTGCTGGGCACCGGCGCCACCGCGCAGCTCCGCCTGGGGTACCACGCCGACTACTCGTGGATCCAGTCGCACGCCGGCAAGCCGCTGCGCATCAACGAGCTGGGCAACGACGTGCTGCTCGCGCCCAACGGCAAGGGCAACGTGGGCATCGGCACCCCCAATCCCGGCGCGCAGCTCCACGTGGGCAAGGCGATCAACGTGGGCCCCTGGGCCTTTGGCGGGGAGGCGGGCGCGATCGAGATCACGGGCAGCGGCGGCGAGCTGGGCATCGTGCGGCGGAACCTGGCCACGAAGCCGACCGCGTACTCGCCGGGCGACCGCTTCGTCCTCTACAACCAGGACGGCGCCGCCGCGCGGCTATGGTCCGAGGGCGACCTCTTCGCGTTCGCCAAGGACGGCTCGCTGGGCGTGGGACTGGGGAACGGCGCCAACCCGGCGTACCGGCTGCACGTGAAGGGGCCCGGAGCCATCGCCCTCTTCGAGTCGACCGAGGCCAGCACCTACATCCGCCTGGCGGCGTCGGACGGCATCGACAACCGGGTCGAGTTCTGCAACCGGGGCGGCGGGAAGCTGGCGCTGTGGGTCGCGGCCGGCGGCGACGCGCTGGCCATCGCACGCGACGGCGCGGCGGCGGTCCCTAAATCGCTGGTCGTGGGCGCCGCCACGGGCTCGGCGAAGCTGCACGTCATCAACCAGGCGACCGACTCCAGCGGGACCACGATGGTGCTGGGGCCCATCGACGGGTCGCAGCTACGGCTGGGCTACCACACCGAGTACTCGTGGATCCAGTCGCACGGCTCCAAGCCGCTGCGCATCAACGAGCTGGGCAACGACGTGCTGCTCGCGCCCGCCGGCAAGAGCAACGTGGGCATCTGGACCCCGACCCCGCGCACCGCGCTGGACACCGGGCTGGGCGTGATGAGCGGCGCGGCGAACGACTACGTGAAGGCGCAGTTCACCCTGAGCGGCGGCGGCACCGTGACCTGGGCCGACGGGCGGCTGAAGTGGACGAACCGCTTCATCGGCATCTCCGCGAACAAGGGCACCACCTTCTCGGCGGGGTACGTCGACATCGTCCAGCCCACCGCACCCATCCCCGCCGCGAACGTCTACGACGGTAAGGACCGCTCGGTCACCAACGGTGTCCAGCTCAACGGGTGGGAAGCGCTGTACGCGGTGCACAAGCCCGGCGGCTTACAGAACGAGGTGACCTTCCAGATCCGCGCGTACACGGCCGACTTCAACGCGCCCAGCAACTGGCTGCTGGTGGCCGTGGTCAACGGCGACGAGAACAGCGTGAAGCTCGGCACGGGACAGATCCTCGGGAAGGACCTGCGGTGGGGCAACGGGAGCGTGCTGTCGACGGACCAGGGCGGCAGCATCGAGCTGGGCGCCGACAACAGCACGGCGGGGGTGGGCACGCCGTACATCGACTTCCACTACAAGGGAGTCCAGAGCGACTACAGCGCCCGCATCATCAACGACGCCGACGGGCAGCTCACCCTAATGGGCAAGCGCCTGGTCGTGGGCGGAGACCTTCGCGTCACCGGCATGATCCAGCCCTCGGCGGGTGCCGCCGACACGAACGGCATCCTCTTCCCGCTGGATGCCTTCGGCGGAAGCGGCGACAAGGCGTACCTGCGCTACTACTCCCGCACGGCCGAGTCGTGCACGCTGGAGCTGGGCATTCTGAACGACGGCGACGACCACATCGCCTTGATGCCGTCGGGCAACGTGGGCATCGGGAGGAACGACCCGCCGGCCCGGCTCACCGTGCGCCAGCCGGCCAACAACTCGGCGGGCGGGTTCCGCCTGGAGCAGGCGAACACGAACCGCCTGATGCAGATCTACTGGGAGGACAACAGCAACGTCGTCTTCTATCGCGAGAACGGCGTGGGGCAGTTCATGGACGTGAACGGCAACTGGAACCGCAACTCCGACGCTTCGCTCAAGACCGCGGTGGCGCCGCTCGACGACCCGCTTGGCCACGCGCTGCGCCTGCGGCCCGTGAGCTTCGACTGGAAGCACAGTGGCGAGCGCGACGTGGGCGTCATCGCGCAGGAGGTGAGGGAGGTGTTCCCCGAGCTGGTGAGCACCTGCGCCGACGGCACGCTGGGCGTGGCCTACGACGCGTTCGGCGTGATCGCCATCGCCGCGCTGAAGCAGCTCAACGGCGTGGTGGACGAGCAGCGGCGCCGCATCGACGAGCTGACGCGCCTGGTCGCGGAAGGCGCCGCCCCTGCGTGAAGAGCGGCCGGCGGAGCTGCGTGCGACCGCGACGCTCCCCCCCATCCGAGTACGAACACGGGAGATGCGCGGCCGTGCATCTCCCGTCGCCCTATCCACACGTGACACCGACGAGGCGAAGTTGAACGAGAGGATCGACCAGAGAATCGCAGAGCTCAAGCAGGATTTCCAGCGGGGCGAGGAGCGCCTGCGCGAGCTGGACATGCAGCAGGCGCAGCTGCGCGAGACGATGCTGCGCATCGCCGGGGCCATCCAGGTGCTGGAAGAGCTGCGTGGCGGCCAGGAAGGCGGCGAATCGCCCGCGTCCCCGCCCGACTGAGGCGCACCGGGCGTGGCACCGGCGGTCCCTCTTCACCAGTGCCACGCGAAGACCCTTGCCGCCGGGCGCGGGGCGATGCTTTATAGGAGCACGCACCACGCGCCTCTCCCGTGTCCCGGCTCCCCCACGGTCCCCATGGCATACCGAGAGTTCCGCGACGAGACCGGCCGCGCCTGGATGGTGTGGGACACCTTTCCCCGCACCGGCATCCTCCGCAGCGTCCGCGAGAACTACCAGGCCGGCTGGCTCACCTTCGACTCGCAGTCCGAGAAGCGCCGCCTGAGCCCCGTGCCCCAGGACTGGGCCG
Coding sequences within it:
- a CDS encoding phage tail protein; its protein translation is MAGDDAQSGRASRWLEYLPAIYQEGAAGGPTFLGRFLLAFQEVLHGTGDEPDGGLAAVVSGIPRHFRPQEAPAEFLEWLAGWVALTLRVDFDEQRRRDFVENAVRLYRLRGTRRGLEEMIRIYTGILPTINETMDPLRVGTSSQVGASTVIGGGAPHFFRVTVRISTPDPAVRRRMYATVQAIVDAEKPAHTRYALVLETPSLQIGVHSRLGEDTLLSPPFAD
- a CDS encoding tail fiber domain-containing protein gives rise to the protein MPDNVQRLRYFDHQFLREKDFTDEQAYHLDMRRTHNRLLHTTGVASGMALRLDGGGRRLTVGNGMALDVLGREIVLLQDATYDLGAYVGKTLWVTVAYTERQADPSSETGVQGNRRWEEVPDISLDETPPDDPGMNIPVGRVVVGADGIGAADEGEGSARRRLTGAVGGEFEARSISLTSDGGTTAQWPKLRMSADSTVELRGSLIVTENETVRGSLGVGTDPSGRLHVVDKASDSNGTTLVLGTGATAQLRLGYHADYSWIQSHAGKPLRINELGNDVLLAPNGKGNVGIGTPNPGAQLHVGKAINVGPWAFGGEAGAIEITGSGGELGIVRRNLATKPTAYSPGDRFVLYNQDGAAARLWSEGDLFAFAKDGSLGVGLGNGANPAYRLHVKGPGAIALFESTEASTYIRLAASDGIDNRVEFCNRGGGKLALWVAAGGDALAIARDGAAAVPKSLVVGAATGSAKLHVINQATDSSGTTMVLGPIDGSQLRLGYHTEYSWIQSHGSKPLRINELGNDVLLAPAGKSNVGIWTPTPRTALDTGLGVMSGAANDYVKAQFTLSGGGTVTWADGRLKWTNRFIGISANKGTTFSAGYVDIVQPTAPIPAANVYDGKDRSVTNGVQLNGWEALYAVHKPGGLQNEVTFQIRAYTADFNAPSNWLLVAVVNGDENSVKLGTGQILGKDLRWGNGSVLSTDQGGSIELGADNSTAGVGTPYIDFHYKGVQSDYSARIINDADGQLTLMGKRLVVGGDLRVTGMIQPSAGAADTNGILFPLDAFGGSGDKAYLRYYSRTAESCTLELGILNDGDDHIALMPSGNVGIGRNDPPARLTVRQPANNSAGGFRLEQANTNRLMQIYWEDNSNVVFYRENGVGQFMDVNGNWNRNSDASLKTAVAPLDDPLGHALRLRPVSFDWKHSGERDVGVIAQEVREVFPELVSTCADGTLGVAYDAFGVIAIAALKQLNGVVDEQRRRIDELTRLVAEGAAPA